The following proteins come from a genomic window of Drosophila sulfurigaster albostrigata strain 15112-1811.04 chromosome X, ASM2355843v2, whole genome shotgun sequence:
- the LOC133849155 gene encoding DNA replication complex GINS protein PSF3, producing the protein MNYFPNYYSIEDIFVTQEKVECKVNTRLQRMGFLDAGSETEHLEPGRNINLPLWYIKELKVNNAYFTIAVPEIYKNVHKAVCEAETTHIELGRLHPYFYEFGRYLTPYDRNHVIGRIIFETLRQRVRHLLDISKNDVGASKPEHRLDSIESRLHEAGVRTNTLYLNWLQMSGNNIRISELVEEHQKKRKRAERSDDEGGDDAGGDSPSRKKRSTM; encoded by the exons ATGAATTATTttccaaattattattcaattgaGGACATATTTGTGACCCAAGAGAAGGTGGAGTGCAAGGTCAATACACGTCTGCAGCGCATGG GTTTTCTGGATGCCGGTTCAGAGACGGAACATTTGGAGCCGGGTCGCAATATCAATTTGCCGCTGTGGTATATCAAGGAGCTAAAAGTCAATAATGCCTACTTTACCATAGCTGTGCCTGAGATCTATAAGAACGTCCACAAGGCCGTTTGTGAGGCGGAGACGACACACATCGAGCTGGGGCGGCTGCATCCATACTTCTATGAGTTTGGTCGCTATCTAACGCCATACGATCGCAATCATGTGATCGGACGCATCATATTCGAGACTTTGCGGCAGCGTGTACGCCATCTACTAGACATATCCAAGAACGATGTGGGCGCCAGCAAGCCGGAGCATCGTCTGGACAGCATTGAGAGTCGACTTCATGAGGCTGGAGTGCGAACAAACACTTTG TACTTGAACTGGCTGCAAATGAGCGGTAACAATATCCGGATCTCGGAGCTGGTCGAAGAGCATCAGAAGAAACGCAAACGCGCCGAGCGCAGTGATGATGAAGGAGGTGATGATGCTGGAGGTGATTCACCGAGTCGAAAGAAACGCAGCACAATGTGA